The Coffea arabica cultivar ET-39 chromosome 8e, Coffea Arabica ET-39 HiFi, whole genome shotgun sequence genome window below encodes:
- the LOC113703997 gene encoding protein PHOX1 has protein sequence MGKPTGKKKGPVGLNRSDSNAAKVGKAPDRTSKAFDEDTAVFINMSQELKEEGNKLFQKRDHEGAMLKYEKALKLLPRNHIDVAYLRSNMAACYMQMGLGEYPRAINECNLALEVAPKYSKALLKRARCYEALNRLDLALRDVNNVLSMEPNNLTALEIAEKVKKAVEVKGVEDKEIVLPPEYVEPPLPSISSKSTKEKLKKKKSNRFEKRKVSEVEQKRDEEPADKKAEDKVVVEEKLSVKEEKVATKTVKLILGEDIRWAQLPVNCNIRLVRDVVLDRFPSLHAVLIKYKDQEGDLVTITTTEELRLAETSGDLQGFLRLYVSEVSPEKEPFYGSNEVEDFNSTSKLSTVAENGNLEKGLELDKGQTCVEDWIIQFARIFKNHVGFECDSYLDLHEIGMKLYSEAMEDTITSQDAQQLFEIAALKFQEMAALAMFNWGNVHMSRARKRVFFKEEGGSKESAMADIKSAYEWAQREYVKAGMRYEEALRIKPDFYEGLLALGQQRFEHAKLSWYYAIGSKADLEMGASPQVLELYNKAEDSMERGVQMWEEMEEERLNGLSKSDKHKTELQKLGLDGLFKDASPEEAAEQAANMRSQIHLLWGTLLYERSVVEFKLSLPTWEECLEVAIEKFELAGASPTDIAVMVKNHCSNETALEGFEVDEIVQAWNEMYDANRWQSGVSTFRLEPLFRRRAPKLHSMLQTF, from the exons ATGGGAAAACCAACCGGGAAGAAGAAAGGTCCTGTGGGCTTAAATCGCAGTGATTCAAATGCTGCTAAGGTTGGCAAAGCTCCAGATCGTACCTCtaaagcatttgatgaagacacAGCTGTCTTCATTAATATGTCCCAAGAATTGAAGGAAGAAGGGAACAAACTTTTTCAGAAACGTGACCATGAGGGAGCTATGTTGAAGTATGAAAAAGCTCTCAAATTGCTCCCCAGAAACCATATTGACGTTGCTTACTTGCGCAGCAACATGGCTGCCTGCTATATGCAAATGGGGCTTGGTGAGTACCCCAGAGCGATAAATGAATGCAATCTTGCACTTGAAGTTGCTCCTAAATATAGTAAAGCTTTGCTGAAGAGGGCTAGGTGTTATGAGGCTTTGAACAGGCTTGATTTGGCCTTAAGGGATGTTAACAATGTTTTGAGTATGGAACCTAATAATCTAACTGCTTTAGAAATTGCTGAGAAGGTGAAGAAGGCAGTTGAGGTAAAGGGGGTCGAGGATAAAGAAATTGTTCTGCCCCCTGAATATGTTGAGCCTCCCCTTCCATCCATATCGAGCAAGAGTACGAAAGAgaagttgaaaaagaagaaaagtaataGATTTGAGAAGAGGAAGGTTTCGGAAGTTGAGCAAAAGAGAGATGAGGAACCTGCAGATAAGAAGGCTGAGGATAAGGTTGTTGTGGAGGAGAAGCTTAGCGTTAAGGAAGAAAAAGTGGCCACCAAGACTGTGAAATTGATTCTCGGAGAGGATATAAGATGGGCCCAGTTACCAGTTAATTGCAATATTAGACTGGTGAGGGATGTTGTTTTGGATCGCTTTCCAAGTCTGCATGCTGTGCTTATCAAGTATAAGGACCAAGAGGGTGACTTGGTTACAATCACCACGACTGAGGAGCTGAGGTTGGCCGAGACATCAGGCGATCTTCAGGGCTTTTTGAGACTATATGTTTCAGAAGTTAGTCCTGAGAAAGAACCATTTTATGGGAGCAATGAAGTTGAAGATTTTAACAGCACCAGCAAATTGTCTACTGTTGCGGAGAATGGGAATTTGGAGAAAGGCTTGGAACTGGACAAAGGTCAAACCTGTGTTGAGGACTGGATTATCCAGTTTGCACGCATATTCAAGAATCATGTTGGGTTTGAGTGTGACTCATACTTGGATCTTCATGAGATAGGGATGAAGTTATACTCAGAAGCTATGGAGGATACGATCACAAGTCAAGATGCACAACAGCTTTTTGAAATTGCTGCACTGAAGTTCCAAGAGATGGCTGCTTTAGCCATGTTTAATTGGGGAAATGTTCACATGTCAAGGGCAAGGAAGCGAGTGTTTTTCAAAGAAGAGGGTGGTTCTAAGGAATCTGCAATGGCAGACATCAAATCCGCTTATGAATGGGCACAAAGGGAATATGTTAAGGCGGGAATGAGGTATGAAGAAGCTCTTAGAATCAAGCCAGACTTCTATGAAGGTCTTCTTGCTCTTGGCCAACAGCGATTTGAACATGCAAAACTCTCATGGTATTATGCTATTGGAAGCAAGGCCGATTTAGAGATGGGAGCCTCTCCACAAGTTTTGGAGCTGTACAACAAGGCTGAGGATAGCATGGAAAGAGGCGTGCAGATGTGGGAAGAGATGGAGGAGGAGCGACTAAATGGCCTCTCGAAATCAGATAAGCATAAAACTGAGCTGCAAAAATTGGGATTAGATGGGTTATTTAAAGACGCATCCCCTGAAGAAGCTGCAGAGCAGGCTGCAAATATGAGATCTCAGATACACCTTCTCTGGGGGACGTTGCTGTACGAACGCTCGGTTGTGGAATTTAAGCTGAGTTTACCGACTTGGGAAGAATGCTTGGAGGTTGCAATTGAAAAGTTTGAACTTGCTGGAGCATCTCCTACAGACATAGCAGTAATGGTGAAGAACCATTGTTCCAATGAGACTGCTCTGGAAG GCTTTGAAGTTGATGAGATAGTACAGGCATGGAATGAGATGTATGATGCTAATAGGTGGCAGTCTGGTGTCTCAACATTCCGGCTAGAACCTCTTTTCCGTCGTCGGGCTCCAAAACTTCATTCTATGCTACAGACTTTTTAA
- the LOC113704167 gene encoding uncharacterized protein isoform X4 → MERIRRASHAGSWYTDNPTQLAGELDGWLKAAGLTKSSDVRGVIAPHAGYSYSGRAAAFAFGNIDPEKISRVFLLGPSHHYYTPRCALSRATVYKTPVGDLPIDLEVIEELKATGKFEMMDLRVDEAEHSMEMHLPYLAKVFEGFNYMHYDKKHGAIYRSIEALDRMGMDIIETGDPDAFKEYLLETDNTICGRHPISVFLHMAKNCSTKIKIKFLRYEQSSQCKSTRDSSVSYASAAARVDA, encoded by the exons ATGGAGAGAATCAGGAGAGCATCGCATGCTGGTTCTTGGTACACCGATAATC CAACACAGTTAGCTGGGGAGCTTGATGGGTGGCTCAAAGCAGCTGGATTGACGAAGTCTTCTGATGTACGAGGTGTGATTGCACC TCATGCAGGTTATTCATATTCTGGTCGCGCAGCAGCCTTTGCATTTGGTAACATTGACCCTGAGAAAAT TTCTCGCGTGTTTCTTCTTGGTCCATCTCACCACTATTATACTCCAAGATGTGCTCTTTCAAGGGCCACTGTTTACAAAACACCAGTAGGTGACTTACCCATTGATCTTGAAG TCATTGAAGAGCTGAAAGCTACTGGGAAATTTGAAATGATGGATCTTCGAGTTGACGAAGCAGAGCACAGCATGGAAATGCACCTGCCATATCTTGCTAAAGTATTTGAAGG GTTCAACTACATGCATTATGACAAGAAACATGGAGCAATATACAGGTCTATTGAAGCATTGGATAGAATGGGCATGGATATCATAGAAACAGGAGACCCAGATGCATTTAAAGAGTATCTGTTGGAGACTGACAACACAATATGCGGGCGACATCCAATTAGTGTTTTTCTCCAT ATGGCGAAGAACTGCTCAACAAAGATAAAGATCAAATTTCTTCGTTATGAACAATCGAGTCAGTGCAAATCGACGAGAGACAGCAGTGTAAGTTATGCATCTGCTGCAGCAAGAGTAGACGCCTGA
- the LOC113704167 gene encoding uncharacterized protein isoform X3: MERIRRASHAGSWYTDNPTQLAGELDGWLKAAGLTKSSDVRGVIAPHAGYSYSGRAAAFAFGNIDPEKISRVFLLGPSHHYYTPRCALSRATVYKTPVGDLPIDLEVIEELKATGKFEMMDLRVDEAEHSMEMHLPYLAKVFEGYSVKIVPILVGALSAENEAIYGQLLAKYVDDPSNFFSVSSDFCHWGSRFNYMHYDKKHGAIYRSIEALDRMGMDIIETGDPDAFKEYLLETDNTICGRHPISVFLHEVV; this comes from the exons ATGGAGAGAATCAGGAGAGCATCGCATGCTGGTTCTTGGTACACCGATAATC CAACACAGTTAGCTGGGGAGCTTGATGGGTGGCTCAAAGCAGCTGGATTGACGAAGTCTTCTGATGTACGAGGTGTGATTGCACC TCATGCAGGTTATTCATATTCTGGTCGCGCAGCAGCCTTTGCATTTGGTAACATTGACCCTGAGAAAAT TTCTCGCGTGTTTCTTCTTGGTCCATCTCACCACTATTATACTCCAAGATGTGCTCTTTCAAGGGCCACTGTTTACAAAACACCAGTAGGTGACTTACCCATTGATCTTGAAG TCATTGAAGAGCTGAAAGCTACTGGGAAATTTGAAATGATGGATCTTCGAGTTGACGAAGCAGAGCACAGCATGGAAATGCACCTGCCATATCTTGCTAAAGTATTTGAAGG ATACTCAGTCAAGATTGTGCCCATTTTGGTTGGTGCTCTTagtgctgaaaatgaagctatTTATGGACAGTTGCTAGCAAAATATGTAGATGATCCTAGTAATTTCTTCTCTGTGTCTTCAGATTTTTGCCATTGGGGTTCACG GTTCAACTACATGCATTATGACAAGAAACATGGAGCAATATACAGGTCTATTGAAGCATTGGATAGAATGGGCATGGATATCATAGAAACAGGAGACCCAGATGCATTTAAAGAGTATCTGTTGGAGACTGACAACACAATATGCGGGCGACATCCAATTAGTGTTTTTCTCCAT GAGGTTGTATAA
- the LOC113704167 gene encoding uncharacterized protein isoform X1, with the protein MERIRRASHAGSWYTDNPTQLAGELDGWLKAAGLTKSSDVRGVIAPHAGYSYSGRAAAFAFGNIDPEKISRVFLLGPSHHYYTPRCALSRATVYKTPVGDLPIDLEVIEELKATGKFEMMDLRVDEAEHSMEMHLPYLAKVFEGYSVKIVPILVGALSAENEAIYGQLLAKYVDDPSNFFSVSSDFCHWGSRFNYMHYDKKHGAIYRSIEALDRMGMDIIETGDPDAFKEYLLETDNTICGRHPISVFLHMAKNCSTKIKIKFLRYEQSSQCKSTRDSSVSYASAAARVDA; encoded by the exons ATGGAGAGAATCAGGAGAGCATCGCATGCTGGTTCTTGGTACACCGATAATC CAACACAGTTAGCTGGGGAGCTTGATGGGTGGCTCAAAGCAGCTGGATTGACGAAGTCTTCTGATGTACGAGGTGTGATTGCACC TCATGCAGGTTATTCATATTCTGGTCGCGCAGCAGCCTTTGCATTTGGTAACATTGACCCTGAGAAAAT TTCTCGCGTGTTTCTTCTTGGTCCATCTCACCACTATTATACTCCAAGATGTGCTCTTTCAAGGGCCACTGTTTACAAAACACCAGTAGGTGACTTACCCATTGATCTTGAAG TCATTGAAGAGCTGAAAGCTACTGGGAAATTTGAAATGATGGATCTTCGAGTTGACGAAGCAGAGCACAGCATGGAAATGCACCTGCCATATCTTGCTAAAGTATTTGAAGG ATACTCAGTCAAGATTGTGCCCATTTTGGTTGGTGCTCTTagtgctgaaaatgaagctatTTATGGACAGTTGCTAGCAAAATATGTAGATGATCCTAGTAATTTCTTCTCTGTGTCTTCAGATTTTTGCCATTGGGGTTCACG GTTCAACTACATGCATTATGACAAGAAACATGGAGCAATATACAGGTCTATTGAAGCATTGGATAGAATGGGCATGGATATCATAGAAACAGGAGACCCAGATGCATTTAAAGAGTATCTGTTGGAGACTGACAACACAATATGCGGGCGACATCCAATTAGTGTTTTTCTCCAT ATGGCGAAGAACTGCTCAACAAAGATAAAGATCAAATTTCTTCGTTATGAACAATCGAGTCAGTGCAAATCGACGAGAGACAGCAGTGTAAGTTATGCATCTGCTGCAGCAAGAGTAGACGCCTGA
- the LOC113704167 gene encoding uncharacterized protein isoform X2, whose product MLVLGTPIILAGELDGWLKAAGLTKSSDVRGVIAPHAGYSYSGRAAAFAFGNIDPEKISRVFLLGPSHHYYTPRCALSRATVYKTPVGDLPIDLEVIEELKATGKFEMMDLRVDEAEHSMEMHLPYLAKVFEGYSVKIVPILVGALSAENEAIYGQLLAKYVDDPSNFFSVSSDFCHWGSRFNYMHYDKKHGAIYRSIEALDRMGMDIIETGDPDAFKEYLLETDNTICGRHPISVFLHMAKNCSTKIKIKFLRYEQSSQCKSTRDSSVSYASAAARVDA is encoded by the exons ATGCTGGTTCTTGGTACACCGATAATC TTAGCTGGGGAGCTTGATGGGTGGCTCAAAGCAGCTGGATTGACGAAGTCTTCTGATGTACGAGGTGTGATTGCACC TCATGCAGGTTATTCATATTCTGGTCGCGCAGCAGCCTTTGCATTTGGTAACATTGACCCTGAGAAAAT TTCTCGCGTGTTTCTTCTTGGTCCATCTCACCACTATTATACTCCAAGATGTGCTCTTTCAAGGGCCACTGTTTACAAAACACCAGTAGGTGACTTACCCATTGATCTTGAAG TCATTGAAGAGCTGAAAGCTACTGGGAAATTTGAAATGATGGATCTTCGAGTTGACGAAGCAGAGCACAGCATGGAAATGCACCTGCCATATCTTGCTAAAGTATTTGAAGG ATACTCAGTCAAGATTGTGCCCATTTTGGTTGGTGCTCTTagtgctgaaaatgaagctatTTATGGACAGTTGCTAGCAAAATATGTAGATGATCCTAGTAATTTCTTCTCTGTGTCTTCAGATTTTTGCCATTGGGGTTCACG GTTCAACTACATGCATTATGACAAGAAACATGGAGCAATATACAGGTCTATTGAAGCATTGGATAGAATGGGCATGGATATCATAGAAACAGGAGACCCAGATGCATTTAAAGAGTATCTGTTGGAGACTGACAACACAATATGCGGGCGACATCCAATTAGTGTTTTTCTCCAT ATGGCGAAGAACTGCTCAACAAAGATAAAGATCAAATTTCTTCGTTATGAACAATCGAGTCAGTGCAAATCGACGAGAGACAGCAGTGTAAGTTATGCATCTGCTGCAGCAAGAGTAGACGCCTGA
- the LOC113702973 gene encoding topless-related protein 1, which translates to MSLSKDLLFLIRQFCHEEKLQKTAHMLEQETGFFFDMNYLEELVINGKWDEAETYISGFTAVEDNQYSVKMYFEIRKQKFFEALDKDDVALAVDILLKDLKIFAPSNAELYKEMTLLLTMDDFRNHHSLSSYGDAISARRQIMDEIRLLVEANPHFHRKLESPQIENSRLRRLINQSLNWQHIQCTYPQSEPQIQTLFFDHKCSGEPKGQNPLPSQALSASLTTLSGKSIVCPSESRIYVGTHSLGHHTNPVTMEGVKGSGNASQISRSTLLHKMVPQRSIPMQRQHLKFRLPADFPNTVERCMDMNSSPSSMDFHPAKDSTLLVGNCIGDVEVWDISSEVKLFGNAFMIWNREAISMLLLNDLDKDPHMSVNRVLWSPDGSVFGVAYSKNIVQLYSYHVNANYAEKQLEIDAHVGAVNDLAFSLPHHQLLVITCGDDMSIRVWDTKSGSKHYTFEGHSAPVYSICPHVKEDIHLLLSTSTNGEIKAWLFENMGARVAYDAPGNSCMRMAYGADGKRLFSCGTNKDGESFMVEWNETEGYITRFYHGLSKPSAGVVQFSTSRNQFLVAGDEHLIKVWDMDNAQVLNVVDADGGLPETPYVCFNKQGSLLATFADENKIKILANDVGCQLLQKSKFKSFDSTGYLSESLQKLGIGPSPTSPGVTVQDKSVPMEAKMKPQVPLELSKALNSQKCSKILQVSFCKSLRLPSEVKTNKICRLAYTNACNGILALAADGIHLLWRWLENEFNFFQATTNHAPQSLQPRKAFLMINDLADNNFESISPCFALSKNDSYLLSASGKMVSLFNTMTFKRMRSCLRSPPAASCMAFYPPDNNIAAIGMDDSTIVIYNLRRNEAINKLNGHSKRITGLAFSTTLKVLVSSGVDTQIIVWDFNTWEKKQSTSLQISNGWSPSKTSETAVQFHQDQKHFLAVHETQLAIYETTSLRRVNQWMIGDFCARISYATLSCDDQLVYVVMRDGIVMILAASDLSPRFELDPSVYLPPTLSCCVHPTVVAAHPQKPNQFALGLTDGGVVVIDPPEPKRTWTSFS; encoded by the exons ATGTCCCTCAGTAAAGACCTTCTCTTTTTGATCCGACAGTTTTGTCATGAAGAAAAACTCCAGAAAACTGCTCACAT GCTGGAGCAGGAGACTGGTTTTTTCTTTGATATGAATTATCTAGAAGAGCTGGTGATAAATGGTAAATGGGATGAAGCAGAGACATATATATCAGGTTTCACTGCAGTCGAAGATAACCAGTATTCAGTAAAGATGTATTTTGAAATTAGAAAGCAGAAGTTCTTTGAGGCGCTGGATAA GGATGACGTAGCCCTGGCTGTAGACATCCTCTTGAAAGATCTGAAAATCTTCGCCCCATCAAATGCAGAGTTGTACAAGGAAATGACTTTGCTGCTGACGATGGATGACTTCAG GAACCATCACTCCCTTTCCTCATATGGGGATGCCATCTCTGCTAGAAGGCAAATAATGGATGAAATTAGACTTCTTGTTGAAGCAAATCCCCATTTTCACAGAAAGCTAGAGAGTCCCCAAATTGAGAATTCAAGACTTCGCCGCCTAATCAACCAGAG CTTGAACTGGCAGCATATACAATGTACGTATCCTCAGTCAGAACCTCAAATTCAAACCCTCTTTTTTGACCATAAGTGTTCTGGTGAACCCAAGGGGCAAAACCCATTG CCCTCTCAAGCGCTGTCAGCATCACTAACAACATTATCTGGAAAGTCCATTGTTTGCCCATCTGAATCTAGAATATATGTGGGAACTCACAGCCTTGGACATCATACAAACCCAG TGACAATGGAAGGTGTTAAAGGTTCTGGTAATGCATCCCAAATAAGTCGCAGCACGTTGCTACATAAG ATGGTGCCACAGAGAAGTATTCCCATGCAAAGGCAACATTTAAAATTTAGGCTTCCTGCTGACTTCCCCAATACTGTTGAGCGTTGCATGGACATGAATTCCTCCCCAAGCAGCATGGACTTTCATCCTGCTAAAGATTCTACTCTATTAG TTGGAAATTGTATTGGGGATGTGGAAGTGTGGGATATCTCTTCTGAAGTAAAGTTGTTTGGAAATGCGTTTATGATTTGGAACAGAGAGGCCATCTCAATGTTGTTACTG AATGATCTAGATAAAGATCCACATATGTCAGTTAATCGTGTATTATGGAGCCCAGATGGATCAGTCTTTG GTGTTGCGTACTCCAAAAACATCGTGCAGTTGTATTCCTATCATGTTAATGCTAATTACGCTGAGAAACAACTGGAG ATTGATGCTCATGTGGGTGCTGTAAATGATCTCGCATTCTCTTTGCCTCATCATCAACTTCTTGTCATAACCTGTGGGGATGACATGTCCATTCGG GTATGGGATACTAAGAGTGGATCCAAACACTATACATTTGAAGGCCATAGTGCTCCGGTTTACTCAATATGCCCCCATGTCAAAGAGGATATCCAT CTCCTACTTTCCACATCAACAAATGGTGAGATTAAAGCATGGTTATTTGAAAATATGGGAGCAAGAGTAGCATATGATGCACCTGGTAATTCTTGCATGAGAATGGCTTATGGTGCTGATGGTAAAAG GCTCTTTTCATGTGGGACAAATAAGGATGGAGAATCATTCATGGTAGAATGGAACGAGACTGAAGGTTATATAACTAGGTTCTACCATGGACTCAGCAAACCTTCGGCCGGTGTAGTCCAATTCAGCACAAGCAGAAACCAGTTTTTGGTGGCAGGTGATGAACACCTAATCAAAGTTTGGGACATGGACAATGCTCAAGTTTTAAACGTTGTCGATGCAGATGGAGGGTTACCA GAAACCCCTTATGTTTGCTTCAACAAGCAAGGCAGTCTCCTGGCCACTTTTGCTGACGAAAATAAGATCAAAATCTTGGCAAATGATGTTGGCTGTCAATTGCTCcagaaatcaaagtttaaatCTTTTGATTCTACTGGGTATCTATCTGAATCATTGCAAAAG CTCGGCATTGGGCCCAGTCCAACTTCTCCAGGAGTTACAGTTCAGGATAAAAGCGTCCCAATG GAAGCAAAAATGAAACCTCAAGTACCTTTGGAGCTGAGTAAGGCCCTGAACAGTCAAAAATGTTCAAAAATTCTTCAAGTTTCATTCTGCAAATCCTTGAGGCTTCCTTCTGAAGTCAAGACAAACAAG ATATGCAGGTTAGCATATACAAATGCATGTAATGGAATATTGGCTTTAGCAGCAGATGGCATTCATCTTCTCTGGAGatggttggaaaatgaatttaacTTCTTCCAG GCAACCACAAATCAtgcccctcaatcattgcaaccaagGAAAGCATTCCTAATGATCAATGACCTTGCTGACAATAACTTTGAATCGATATCACCCTGCTTTGCATTATCCAAGAATGACTCTTATCTCCTATCAGCATCAGGAAAAATGGTGTCTTTGTTCAACACAATGACATTTAAG AGAATGAGAAGTTGCCTGCGGTCTCCACCTGCGGCTTCCTGTATGGCTTTCTATCCGCCAGATAACAACATAGCAGCTATTGGCATGGATGATTCAACCATAGTGATCTACAATTTGCGTCGGAATGAG GCCATAAACAAGCTTAATGGACACTCTAAAAGGATTACTGGGTTAGCCTTCTCCACTACATTGAAAGTACTGGTCTCTTCTGGAGTAGATACCCAG ATCATTGTATGGGATTTTAATACATGGGAGAAAAAACAAAGCACATCACTGCAGATTTCTAATGGGTGGTCGCCATCAAAAACTTCAGAGACTGCTGTCCAATTTCACCAGGATCAAAAACACTTTCTTGCTGTCCATGAGACACAACTTGCAATCTACGAAACAACAAGTCTGCGACGTGTGAACCAG TGGATGattggtgatttttgtgcacgGATTTCATATGCAACACTGTCATGTGATGACCAGCTTGTATATGTGGTCATGAGAGATGGAATTGTTATGATACTGGCAGCTTCCGACCTCAGTCCAAGATTTGAGCTTGATCCCTCTGTTTACCTTCCACCTACGCTCAG TTGTTGTGTGCATCCAACTGTTGTTGCCGCTCATCCACAAAAGCCAAACCAATTTGCACTGGGACTAACAGATGGTGGAGTTGTCGTCATTGACCCTCCTGAACCTAAAAGGACATGGACTTCATTCAGTTGA
- the LOC113703741 gene encoding uncharacterized protein, with protein sequence MYLEGKAGKWFQGVKIEKPRLNWEEFGELLCRRFNDRTCKDIVEEFNKLQQVGSIDDYQERFEELKPLMMIKNRNLYENYFISSFISGLKKEIKPVVRLLKPATLSEAFELSQWQEQSIRIQNKSSKEHTESLGENRFGITRSTTTSIGTNSYKVPANNTFKHPKLRNSPGDTREPKKISLQEMQYRRNNGLCFKCGEKYGIGHQCKVGYSNCMTLEEKDNAAFEDAFGEQDEQTGNPGQAMDMSLHALSEALKRKTITLTGTLDGEKVLILVDTESSDSYISSELVIGMDISYQWVDQPFSVIMGNETCVTNNAICNSVHWRINQHNFRYNLKVMELGGWDIILGVDWMTHFSPITFDFQQLKISLHYEGDEIHLHGQADNCDMDLIRGKNLRTFIEYTRQMCMAMSSQQDQEGKLKPTPQEVEALLQEKRINSLFASPVLLVKKKEVTWRFCVDYRKLNEITVKDKFPIPNVGELLDELSRSVFKTKLDLTAGYHQIRMKSQDTFKITFQTHCVRFEFLVMPFGLTNAPATFQSLMNQVFQPYLRKFVLVFFDDILIYSHTLEDHVQHLKTVLELLRDHQLYVKRSKYAFAQKQVDYLGHTITDKRVSMDDSKAHSILQWPVPKSVKKLSEFLGLTGYYRRFIKQYGLLLFLSCQKKAFVIETDVSGGGIGVVLMQEGHPIAFLSKALSAKNLGLSVYEKELLALHKWMTKLMGLDYEIQYKKETENQVADALSRRLEGDPTLPLHSCLAITAVRPRWIEELQKSYETDTLCQDIIAQLSLNPKSHSDYTWVDGVL encoded by the exons ATGTATCTGGAAGGCAAAGCTGGCAAATGGTTTCAAGGTGTAAAAATTGAGAAACCTAGGTTGAATTGGGAGGAGTTTGGGGAACTGTTATGTAGGAGGTTTAATGATAGAACTTGCAAGGATATAGTGGAAGAATTCAACAAACTGCAGCAAGTAGGCAGTATTGATGATTACCAAGAGAGATTTGAGGAATTGAAGCCTCTGATGATGATAAAAAATCGAAATCTATATGAGAACTATTTCATTTCTAGTTTCATAAGTGGACTTAAGAAAGAAATTAAGCCTGTGGTCAGGTTGCTAAAGCCTGCTACATTGTCTGAAGCCTTTGAATTGTCTCAATGGCAAGAGCAATCCATAAGGATCCAGAACAAGAGCTCTAAGGAACACACCGAGTCATTGGGAGAAAACAGATTTGGTATAACAAGGAGTACTACCACCTCTATTGGAACAAATTCATACAAGGTCCCTGCCAATAACACTTTTAAGCATCCTAAGCTCAGGAACTCACCAGGGGACACAAGAGAGCCTAAAAAGATTTCTTTGCAAGAAATGCAGTATAGGAGGAATAATGGATTGTGTTTCAAATGCGGGGAGAAATATGGAATAGGACACCAGTGTAAAGTAGGGTACTCAAATTGCATGACATTGGAAGAGAAAGATAATGCTGCATTTGAGGATGCATTTGGAGAACAAGATGAACAGACTGGGAATCCTGGGCAGGCCATGGATATGTCACTGCATGCCTTATCTGAGGCTTTAAAGAGGAAAACTATTACACTTACAGGTACTCTAGATGGGGAGAAAGTGCTAATATTGGTAGACACTGAAAGCTCAGACAGCTACATCAGCAGTGAGCTAGTAATTGGGATGGACATAAGCTACCAGTGGGTGGATCAACCTTTCTCTGTTATCATGGGGAATGAAACCTGTGTCACCAACAATGCTATATGCAATAGTGTGCACTGGAGGATTAACCAACACAACTTTAGATATAACCTCAAGGTCATGGAACTTGGAGGTTGGGACATAATCTTGGGAGTAGATTGGATGACACATTTCAGTCCCATCACATTTGATTTTCAACAACTCAAAATATCATTGCACTATGAAGGAGATGAAATCCACCTACACGGCCAAGCAGACAACTGTGATATGGATTTGATCAGAGGCAAGAACTTGAGGACATTTATAGAATACACGAGGCAGATGTGCATGGCTATGAGCTCTCAACAGGATCAAGAAGGGAAGTTAAAACCTACACCACAGGAAGTGGAGGCACTGCTACAAGAAAAAAGGAT TAACAGCCTCTTTGCTTCCCCTGTGTTGCttgtcaagaagaaggaagtcaCCTGGAGGTTTTGTGTGGATTACAGAAAGTTGAATGAAATCACTGTTAAGGACAAATTTCCTATACCTAATGTAGGTGAACTGTTGGATGAGTTATCAAGATCTGTGTTTAAAACCAAGCTAGATTTGACTGCAGGGTATCATCAAATCAGAATGAAATCACAGGACACCTTTAAAATAACATTTCAGACTCATTGTGTCCGTTTTGAATTCTTGGTGATGCCCTTTGGGCTCACAAATGCCCCTgcaacatttcaatcattgatGAACCAGGTGTTCCAACCTTACCTGAGGAAGTTTGTTCTAGTTttctttgatgacattctgatATATAGCCATACACTGGAAGATCATGTTCAACATCTAAAAACTGTATTGGAACTGTTGAGGGATCATCAACTATATGTGAAGAGGTCTAAATATGCATTTGCTCAGAAGCAAGTTGATTACCTGGGACACACTATTACTGATAAGAGGGTCAGTATGGATGACTCTAAGGCCCATAGTATCTTACAATGGCCAGTCCCAAAATCTGTCAAGAAATTGAGCGAATTTTTGGGACTCACTGGTTACTATAGAAGGTTCATAAAGCAGTATGGACTT CTCCTGTTCTTAAGCTGTCAGAAGAAGGCCTTTGTGATAGAGACAGATGTCAGTGGGGGAGGCATTGGGGTAGTCTTAATGCAGGAAGGACACCCTATAGCCTTTCTGAGCAAGGCACTGTCAGCAAAGAACCTAGGCCTATCAGTTTATGAAAAGGAGTTGCTTGCTCTG CACAAATGGATGACCAAGCTGATGGGGTTGGACTATGAGATACAGTACAAGAAAGAGACTGAGAATCAAGTGGCAGATGCATTGTCAAGAAGACTTGAGGGTGACCCCACCCTTCCACTTCATTCCTGCCTAGCCATCACTGCTGTTAGACCTAGATGGATTGAAGAACTACAGAAAAGCTATGAAACTGATACACTTTGCCAAGATATAATAGCTCAGTTGTCACTGAATCCTAAGTCTCATTCTGATTATACTTGGGTAGATGGAGTACTCTGA